One segment of Streptomyces bathyalis DNA contains the following:
- a CDS encoding cupin domain-containing protein, with product MRIVHGRARDGLSEQRSATFTGSVWADPVLPATDGVVINDVFFTPGAHTHWHSHEHGQILQVTAGSGLVCTQGEAAQPLGAGDTVWVPAGEVHWHGAAPGSYLLHTAVSLGTTTWLEPVGEDAYPGTG from the coding sequence ATGCGAATCGTCCACGGACGGGCGCGGGACGGGCTCTCCGAGCAGCGCTCCGCCACATTCACCGGCTCCGTTTGGGCCGATCCGGTGCTCCCGGCGACCGACGGCGTCGTCATCAACGACGTGTTCTTCACCCCCGGCGCCCACACGCACTGGCACAGCCACGAGCACGGCCAGATCCTCCAAGTCACCGCGGGCAGCGGCCTGGTGTGCACCCAGGGCGAGGCGGCTCAGCCACTCGGCGCCGGCGACACGGTGTGGGTGCCGGCCGGAGAGGTCCACTGGCACGGCGCGGCGCCCGGCAGCTATCTCCTCCACACCGCCGTCTCGCTCGGGACCACGACGTGGCTCGAACCGGTCGGCGAGGACGCGTACCCCGGCACCGGCTGA
- a CDS encoding MFS transporter — translation MITEDPAVTSRLRRRAATATGIGNFMEWFDFAVYGFFATTFGELFFPSEDPAVSLLSSLAVFGVAFFMRPVGGFVIGSVGDRKGRRAALMLTVVLMGASTALIGVLPTYEQTGLLAPALLLVLRCCQGFSAGGEWTGSSAFLLEHAPRGRRGYFGSVISATAAIATVAGSLVALALNSWLSPEALNTWGWRLPFLAAAPLALIGLYIRLRLPETPVFVDLRQQQRVEGKPLITGTRKNAKSIALCFFFASVQGLGFYYLATFVVNYLSESVGMPRTTSLALSGAGLLIYALLCPLAGILSDRFGRRPVNVIGSAGHALLCFPAFMLMSSGSGPLVLLGIVVFSVSQALVSVTTVVLLTELFPAATRGSGSAIGFNLGLAVIGGPGPFVAAAIAGASGYLPMPAIYMTAVAAAGFFVVLLWLPETAGRDLRADDDVPLGRRERAGAAL, via the coding sequence GTGATCACTGAAGATCCGGCCGTCACTTCGCGGCTGAGGAGAAGGGCCGCCACCGCCACCGGAATCGGCAACTTCATGGAGTGGTTCGACTTCGCGGTCTACGGCTTCTTCGCCACCACGTTCGGCGAGCTGTTCTTCCCGAGCGAGGACCCGGCCGTCTCGCTGCTCTCCTCGCTGGCGGTCTTCGGAGTGGCGTTCTTCATGCGGCCCGTCGGCGGCTTCGTGATCGGTTCCGTCGGCGACCGCAAGGGCCGGCGCGCCGCGCTCATGCTGACGGTCGTGCTGATGGGCGCCAGCACGGCCCTGATCGGCGTGCTGCCCACGTACGAGCAGACCGGACTGCTCGCGCCGGCCCTGCTGCTGGTGCTGCGCTGCTGCCAGGGCTTCTCCGCGGGCGGCGAGTGGACCGGCTCGTCCGCGTTCCTGCTGGAGCACGCTCCACGGGGGCGCCGCGGCTACTTCGGCAGCGTCATCTCGGCCACGGCGGCAATCGCGACCGTCGCGGGAAGTCTCGTGGCCCTGGCCCTCAACTCCTGGCTCTCCCCCGAGGCGTTGAACACGTGGGGCTGGCGCCTGCCGTTCCTCGCCGCCGCACCGCTCGCACTGATCGGCCTCTACATCAGGCTCCGTCTCCCGGAGACCCCGGTCTTCGTCGATCTGCGGCAGCAGCAGCGCGTGGAGGGCAAGCCGCTCATCACCGGCACGCGGAAGAACGCCAAGTCGATCGCCCTGTGCTTCTTCTTCGCCAGCGTCCAGGGCCTCGGCTTCTACTACCTGGCCACGTTCGTGGTGAACTACCTGTCCGAGTCCGTGGGGATGCCCCGCACCACCTCACTCGCGCTGAGCGGTGCCGGACTGCTCATCTACGCCCTGCTCTGCCCGCTCGCCGGGATCCTCTCCGACCGCTTCGGCCGCCGGCCCGTCAACGTGATCGGCAGCGCGGGCCATGCGCTGCTGTGCTTCCCGGCGTTCATGCTCATGAGTTCCGGCAGCGGCCCGCTGGTGCTTCTCGGCATCGTGGTCTTCTCCGTCAGCCAGGCGCTGGTCAGCGTCACCACGGTCGTCCTGCTCACGGAGCTGTTCCCGGCCGCCACCCGCGGCAGCGGCAGCGCCATCGGCTTCAACCTGGGCCTTGCCGTCATCGGCGGCCCCGGTCCGTTCGTCGCCGCGGCCATCGCGGGAGCCAGCGGATATCTGCCGATGCCCGCCATCTACATGACGGCCGTCGCGGCAGCGGGATTCTTCGTGGTGCTGCTCTGGCTGCCCGAAACGGCAGGGCGGGACCTGCGGGCGGACGACGACGTACCGCTCGGCCGACGCGAACGCGCCGGAGCCGCCCTGTGA
- a CDS encoding N-acyl homoserine lactonase family protein encodes MTDPPADPAGAPGTAGSAEYEVLAVRYGTRMGARSEIYLNHNIYGDVDSPLRMDYYLWVVRGGGRTIVVDTGFGPEGGARRARTTLVEPVEALSALGVDAASVQQVVVTHAHYDHIGNLAAFRNAEVVMARREYEFWTGPCATRKQFAWSVEQSELAHLPRVREEGRLTLLDGARTVAPGVEVVPVGGHTPGQVVVLAATPGGGTAVLASDSAHYYEELELDRPFAYVADLEAMYLGFDLLNDMARTPGHVLVPGHDPEVMRRFPAFEGLEPGLAVRIGGPVSKGSVGREGDGERT; translated from the coding sequence GTGACCGACCCGCCCGCCGACCCCGCGGGAGCCCCTGGAACCGCCGGCTCCGCCGAGTACGAGGTGCTGGCGGTCCGCTACGGCACGCGCATGGGCGCCCGTTCGGAGATCTATCTCAATCACAACATCTACGGCGACGTCGACTCCCCGCTGCGGATGGACTACTACCTCTGGGTCGTCCGCGGAGGGGGCCGCACGATCGTCGTCGACACGGGGTTCGGTCCGGAGGGCGGTGCGCGGCGCGCCAGGACCACGCTCGTGGAGCCAGTCGAGGCGCTGTCCGCGCTGGGCGTCGACGCGGCGTCGGTGCAACAGGTGGTGGTGACACACGCCCACTACGACCACATCGGCAATCTCGCCGCGTTCCGCAATGCCGAAGTCGTCATGGCCCGCAGGGAGTACGAGTTCTGGACGGGGCCCTGCGCGACGCGGAAGCAGTTCGCCTGGTCGGTCGAGCAGTCCGAACTGGCGCATCTGCCGCGGGTACGGGAGGAGGGGCGCCTCACACTCCTCGACGGAGCCCGCACCGTCGCTCCCGGCGTCGAGGTCGTCCCCGTCGGGGGCCACACGCCAGGTCAGGTCGTCGTGCTGGCCGCCACCCCGGGCGGGGGCACGGCCGTCCTGGCGTCCGATTCGGCGCACTACTACGAGGAGTTGGAGCTGGACCGGCCGTTCGCCTACGTGGCGGACCTGGAGGCGATGTACCTCGGCTTCGACCTGCTCAACGACATGGCGCGGACACCGGGACACGTGCTGGTGCCGGGCCACGACCCCGAAGTGATGCGGCGCTTCCCCGCCTTCGAGGGGCTGGAGCCCGGTCTCGCCGTACGGATCGGCGGACCCGTGAGCAAGGGAAGCGTGGGCCGAGAAGGGGACGGGGAGCGCACATGA
- the pcaC gene encoding 4-carboxymuconolactone decarboxylase — MTTRQDDGRFEEGLQVRREVLGAEHVDRSLANVTDFSRPVQELVTEYCWGAVWNRPGLDRRTRSLLNLTMLTALNRMHELAVHVRGAVTNGCTEEEIQEALLQTAVYVGVPAALESFRVAEKVLQEVRSDG; from the coding sequence ATGACAACCAGGCAGGACGACGGCCGGTTCGAGGAAGGCCTCCAGGTGAGGCGCGAGGTACTCGGGGCGGAGCACGTCGACCGTTCGCTCGCGAACGTCACCGACTTCAGCCGGCCCGTGCAGGAACTGGTCACCGAGTACTGCTGGGGCGCCGTGTGGAACCGCCCGGGCCTGGACCGCAGAACCCGAAGCCTGCTCAACCTCACGATGCTCACGGCCCTCAACCGCATGCACGAACTGGCGGTTCACGTGCGGGGAGCCGTGACCAACGGCTGCACGGAGGAGGAGATCCAGGAGGCGCTGCTGCAGACGGCCGTCTACGTCGGCGTCCCCGCGGCCCTCGAGTCGTTCCGGGTAGCGGAGAAGGTGCTGCAGGAGGTGCGCTCCGATGGCTGA
- a CDS encoding NAD(P)-dependent oxidoreductase, with amino-acid sequence MSGQRIAVVGLGNMGGRIARRITEQGHAVLGHDLDPSRAAATGATHAPSLGEAAAGSDVVLLSLPDSPAVEAVVLGEGGLLEQCRPGQIVVDLSTASPESTVRLGAALAERGIVLLDAGVSGGAAAAESGTLTVMVGGPRDALDQLDWLFGLFAAKVFPMGAVGSGHTTKLLNNFLNAVSLAATSEVMVAGRKAGLDPAALLDVINAGSGVNFATLKRFPHIIQGDYLEGGLTGALMMKDVLLYVNRLRELGVPSLNAAGPLASFGLANSTGYANRISNRVVDAIGDLSGGVRVHDRTDDETERRP; translated from the coding sequence GTGAGCGGACAGCGCATCGCTGTGGTCGGCCTCGGCAACATGGGCGGCCGGATCGCGCGGAGAATCACGGAGCAAGGTCACGCCGTCCTCGGGCACGACCTGGACCCGTCCAGGGCCGCGGCGACGGGCGCCACGCACGCGCCCTCGCTCGGCGAGGCGGCCGCGGGCAGCGACGTCGTCCTGCTGTCCCTGCCGGACAGCCCGGCCGTCGAAGCCGTCGTCCTCGGCGAGGGCGGCCTGCTGGAGCAGTGCCGCCCCGGGCAGATCGTCGTGGACCTGAGCACCGCCTCCCCCGAATCCACCGTGCGGCTGGGAGCAGCACTCGCCGAGCGCGGCATCGTCCTCCTCGACGCCGGGGTCTCCGGCGGTGCCGCCGCCGCCGAGAGCGGCACCCTCACCGTCATGGTCGGCGGGCCCCGCGACGCCTTGGACCAACTGGACTGGCTGTTCGGCCTGTTCGCCGCGAAGGTCTTCCCGATGGGGGCCGTAGGCAGCGGCCACACCACGAAGCTGCTCAACAACTTCCTCAACGCCGTGTCGCTGGCGGCGACCTCCGAGGTCATGGTCGCCGGGCGCAAGGCCGGGCTGGACCCGGCCGCGCTCCTCGACGTCATCAACGCCGGCAGCGGCGTCAACTTCGCGACCCTCAAGCGCTTCCCGCACATCATCCAGGGCGACTACCTGGAGGGCGGTCTGACGGGCGCGCTGATGATGAAGGACGTCCTGCTGTACGTGAACCGGCTGCGGGAGCTGGGCGTGCCGAGCCTGAACGCCGCGGGCCCCCTCGCCAGCTTCGGACTGGCCAACAGCACCGGCTACGCGAACCGGATCAGCAACCGCGTCGTGGACGCCATCGGCGATCTGTCCGGCGGGGTGCGCGTCCACGACAGGACGGACGACGAGACCGAGAGGCGCCCTTGA
- a CDS encoding SDR family NAD(P)-dependent oxidoreductase: MRSQENAGAFTGKVAVVTGAGSGIGAASARRLSGDGARVVAVDSDGAAVEEVVRTLPGEAVAVRADISREEDVEHYIGAAREAFGRTDLHHLNAGVFGTFDRLPDVTADDFDRVLAVNLRGTFLGLRAAFRRYEEQDSGGAVVVTASIASLRGSDDLIAYQASKHGALGLVHGAALYGGPRGVRVNAVAPGLVHTRLFSSGGGAAGGGGDMEQRGTTTPMRRVGTAEEIAGVTAFLLSDDAAYVTGEVVSADGGASVVNTVRPSGGAGAWTPGGTG, translated from the coding sequence ATGAGGTCCCAGGAGAACGCCGGAGCGTTCACGGGGAAGGTCGCCGTCGTCACGGGCGCCGGCAGCGGTATCGGTGCGGCGAGCGCCCGGCGGCTGTCCGGGGACGGGGCCCGGGTGGTCGCCGTGGACAGCGACGGGGCGGCCGTCGAGGAGGTCGTACGGACCCTTCCCGGGGAAGCGGTCGCGGTACGGGCCGACATCTCACGGGAGGAGGACGTCGAGCACTACATCGGCGCGGCCCGTGAGGCCTTCGGCCGGACGGATCTGCATCACCTCAACGCGGGCGTCTTCGGCACCTTCGACCGCCTGCCCGATGTGACGGCGGACGACTTCGACCGGGTCCTGGCGGTCAATCTGAGGGGGACCTTCCTCGGTCTGCGTGCCGCGTTCCGCCGCTACGAGGAACAGGACTCGGGCGGTGCCGTCGTCGTGACGGCGTCCATCGCGAGCCTGCGCGGCAGCGACGACCTGATCGCCTACCAGGCGTCCAAGCACGGAGCGCTGGGTCTCGTCCACGGGGCGGCGCTCTACGGCGGGCCTCGCGGTGTGCGGGTCAATGCCGTGGCGCCCGGCCTCGTCCACACGCGTCTGTTCTCCTCCGGAGGTGGCGCCGCGGGTGGCGGCGGTGACATGGAGCAGCGCGGCACGACCACGCCGATGCGCCGTGTGGGCACGGCGGAGGAGATCGCCGGTGTGACGGCCTTCCTGCTGAGCGACGACGCCGCCTATGTGACCGGAGAGGTGGTCTCGGCGGACGGCGGAGCCTCCGTGGTCAACACCGTGCGGCCCTCGGGCGGCGCCGGTGCCTGGACCCCGGGCGGGACCGGATGA